The genomic stretch AAAGGACCAGTCTTGGCAAATTCTGGGAATTTTTCTCTGAATTCTTTGTTGTCAGCATTGAACAAGGCAATTTGGGCCAAAACTTGGTTGGAGAAAGAACATGACATAACGAATGAAGAGTGACCAGTGGCACAACCCAAGTTAACCAATCTACCGTCAGCCAACAAGATAACGTGACGACCGTTCTTCATCAAGTATCTGTCAACTTGTGGTTTGATGTTGACAACAGACTCAGCATTGGCTTTCAACCAAGCAACATCGATTTCAATATCGAAATGACCAATGTTACAAACAATGGCATCTTCTGGCATTTGTTCGAAATGTTTACCAGTGATGATATCACGACAACCAGTGGTGGTAACAAAGATTTGACCAATAGAGGCAACTTCGTCCATTGGAGCAACTTGGTAACCAGAAACAGCAGCTTGTAAAGCATTGATTGGATCAATTTCAGTAACAATAACTCTGGCACCCATACCGTGCAAAGCCATGGCACAACCTTTACCAACATCACCGAAACCGGCAACAATGGCAACTTTACCAGCAATCATAACATCGGTGGCTCTCTTGATACCATCGACTAAAGATTCTCTACAACCATACAAGTTGTCgaatttggatttggtaACGGAATCGTTAACATTGATAGCTGGGACTTTCAATTTACCATCTCTCAAAGATTTGTATAAATGGTGAACACCAGTAGTGGTTTCTTCTGATAAACCGTAACAGTCTTCCAACATTTCTGGGTATTTTTCGTGAACCAAAGAGGTCAaatcaccaccatcatCCAAGATCaagttcaattttttaCCATCTTTGAAAGCAAACAATTGTTGTTCAATACACCATTGGTATTCTTCTTCGGTTTCACCTTTCCAAGCGAAAACTGGAAcaccagcagcagcaaTGGCAGCAGCAGCATGGTCTTGAGTGGAGAAAATGTTACAAGAAGACCAAGTAACTTCAGCACCCAAAGCAACCAAAGTTTCAATCAAAACAGCAGTTTGAATGGTCATGTGCAAACAACCAGCAATTCTAGCACCTTTCAATGGTTGGGATGGACCGTACTTTTTTCTAATGTACATTAAACCAGGcatttcattttcagataattcaatatcttttCTACCAAAGGCAGCTAATGAAATATCGGCAACTTTATAGTTAGTGGCTGGAGCGGAGGACataattgttgttaataTAGATAAATTGAGTATATTATTATCGATATAagaataaagaagaagaaaatgaaaaaactgaaaaaaaaaaaaatttaagGAGTGAGAGGGAGAGAATTTAAATCGAGATTTGTTTAAGACTGGAAATTTTTGCACAGATTTGTTGagaaatcttttttttcgccATCGCAGACACGCACTTTACCTATATAAACGTGCCCATATTAATACTGTCGTTTAGGTCACATGCTCCACGAGATGAAGTTTTGTTACACTTAAACGaaagaaagtaaaaaaGGTCTATGGTGTTGAATACCCCAAAACACAACATTTACTATAGTAGTTATAACAATTACACAGAAACAATTTTAGTTTGTAAGAATCGTATACATAGTCATTAGATAGAAAGTATATACTATGCCAAAAAACACATATGTTTCATACCATGAATCAATAGATATTCTCTCCTAGAGTTTGCAAACACGtacattttcaaatgtcAAACTTCAACCAATCCAAATCCTTATAATCCCCTGAATTATTACTGACATTGCTactgttgtttttgttagCACTGCCAATATTGCCGTTATTGCCAACCttgtaaaaattgtttCCTGTTGGTATTTGTTGGAACCCGTAATTGTTATTTTGATTAGAATTTGCAGTTTGATCAACAAACGGATCATTCTCTAAACTTGTAAATTTTCTAAAAAGATCATTGTATTCATTGTTATAATTGTCAGTGGACATACCATTAGGATTACCCATGTCAATTGCTTCTAAACCTGGGAAATCATTCAATGCAtccattatcatcatctcGTCGTCAATACCTTTATGTGGCATAGCTGGTGGTTTACTAGCACGATATTCTTCTAAGACTCTTTCTTGTCTGGTAGACATTTGACTTGACCTTCTGTTGAATGAAGAAGGTAGTAAATCGTTAACATTTAGTGGAGTTTCAGGAATTGAATTAGGAGTCTCGTGTGGAACATAGGAAGGAAATGAGTTGGTTGAATTATAAGAACCCGGGGTGTTCACATTCTCTAGTATGACTTGATTAGAATTCATCAAAGTGGTTGTGCTGTTATGACGCGAGATTGCAGGAGATTGTGGTCCActgttattattaccaaaattttcaaaataagtTGGCTGTGGGAAACGTTGgttcaaaatattgatattcGATGAtgttaatgaatttgtagttgttggtgttgttcCAAGAGTATTTTTTCTCTGCATCAAACTCGTAAGTGACGATTTTCTATTggaaaatgaattattcCTCTTTATTGAATTGGTGAATGAAGTACCAGTTAATGATGAAGACGATGGTACTCTATTACGCATGGAAAAAGATGCCGATGCCGATGCCGACAAAGATGTTGGAGTCCGTGGGCCTACATCAACTTCagatttctttctttttagcGAAGGAGAAAAAGGCCCATCAGGAGAAGGTGCATTATTCGCTGGAATAggtattgattttgttcTTGCTGAACCAGTTAAATTTGTTCCACTAGGAGGCTTAGGTAATATTAATACATTTTTGAATCGTTGACTCGAAGGAAGTGAATTGGCACCACTGACACCCCCACTACCAGATAATGAAGTGGAAGATGAAGTTGCAGCTATGGCTATTGGCGTTTGTTTCATTCTTACATCGTTCCCTCTGACCGAAgtatttataaattgatttgtcGACGTTCCCACTTTTGAAGATGTACTTGTTTTTCtggaatttcttttcttgattaCATCTGACTTCAATGAAAGTGGACGACAAGTTCCATGTAGTTTGAGAAATAGTCCACAAGCGTTACACAAAGTATTACCTTCGGCATCTCTTCTCCAAAGTGGTGTCGCCGTGGTGTTACAGTTGTAGCATTTGGTAACTTTTTTCAGTGGcaatgaagaattggacGATTTGAATTCTGAATTACCTCCATCATTATTGGTAGTAGTATTATGATTGAGGTTGTTCACTTTTGGTACAGCAActactgttgttgttgctgatgatgatgacgacgacAAGATATTCTTGGGAGATGTGTTTTCAGAATGTGGAGATCTGGGTTTGAAAAGTGTGGATCGAGTATCACTATTATTACCAGTGTTATGGGTAGGGTTGGTATTGACATTACCATTCAAACGTTGATTCAGTTTATTCTGGTGATACGACGTcgttgttgtagttgtagtgGTAATGGTGTTATTCTTTAAGTCATCTATTGACAATGGCGATAGTAAATCCAATACTTTATCATGTGTGGCACCTAAGGCTTGATTGTTTACTGGGGAAATTGAAAAGCTTTGATTGTCATCCTTACCATTGCTGGCAGTGTTACGATTGTTCATACTAAGGGCCTGAGATTGCATGACTAATTGAGTTCTTGAATTCGATCGACGTAGGtgcaaattatcaattcttGGTTGTAAATTCAATAGTTTCTTAGCGGAATATAATAAGTCGACTATAGAAGGTActgtttcaaattgtttggACTGACTATTCGATGTAGTCATTTGTCCCgggagaaaaaaaaaaaagtgaaacaGACCTATTGTTCGTCGTGTGTGGGGAGGAGGAGTTTGCGAAAGATTTTATTGGTGTTGTAGTTGTATACTTCTGTGAATCTACAATAATCTTCGTATTGTTTTAGGTCGGTACTATCGTGGTTTATA from Candida albicans SC5314 chromosome 5, complete sequence encodes the following:
- the SAH1 gene encoding adenosylhomocysteinase (S-adenosyl-L-homocysteine hydrolase; sulfur amino acid metabolism; antigenic in human; alkaline-, fluconazole-induced expression; Gcn4-regulated; amino acid starvation (3-AT) repressed; flow model biofilm induced; Spider biofilm repressed), with amino-acid sequence MSSAPATNYKVADISLAAFGRKDIELSENEMPGLMYIRKKYGPSQPLKGARIAGCLHMTIQTAVLIETLVALGAEVTWSSCNIFSTQDHAAAAIAAAGVPVFAWKGETEEEYQWCIEQQLFAFKDGKKLNLILDDGGDLTSLVHEKYPEMLEDCYGLSEETTTGVHHLYKSLRDGKLKVPAINVNDSVTKSKFDNLYGCRESLVDGIKRATDVMIAGKVAIVAGFGDVGKGCAMALHGMGARVIVTEIDPINALQAAVSGYQVAPMDEVASIGQIFVTTTGCRDIITGKHFEQMPEDAIVCNIGHFDIEIDVAWLKANAESVVNIKPQVDRYLMKNGRHVILLADGRLVNLGCATGHSSFVMSCSFSNQVLAQIALFNADNKEFREKFPEFAKTGPFDVGVHLLPKVLDETVARCHLDHLGAKLTTLTETQAEYLGIPEEGPYKADIYRY
- the GLN3 gene encoding nitrogen-responsive transcriptional regulator (GATA transcription factor, involved in regulation of nitrogen starvation-induced filamentous growth; regulates transcription of Mep2 ammonium permease; regulated by Gcn2 and Gcn4; mRNA binds She3; Spider biofilm induced), whose protein sequence is MTTSNSQSKQFETVPSIVDLLYSAKKLLNLQPRIDNLHLRRSNSRTQLVMQSQALSMNNRNTASNGKDDNQSFSISPVNNQALGATHDKVLDLLSPLSIDDLKNNTITTTTTTTTSYHQNKSNQRLNGNVNTNPTHNTGNNSDTRSTLFKPRSPHSENTSPKNILSSSSSSATTTVVAVPKVNNLNHNTTTNNDGGNSEFKSSNSSLPSKKVTKCYNCNTTATPLWRRDAEGNTLCNACGLFLKLHGTCRPLSLKSDVIKKRNSRKTSTSSKVGTSTNQFINTSVRGNDVRMKQTPIAIAATSSSTSLSGSGGVSGANSLPSSQRFKNVLILPKPPSGTNLTGSARTKSIPIPANNAPSPDGPFSPSLKRKKSEVDVGPRTPTSLSASASASFSMRNRVPSSSSLTGTSFTNSIKRNNSFSNRKSSLTSLMQRKNTLGTTPTTTNSLTSSNINILNQRFPQPTYFENFGNNNSGPQSPAISRHNSTTTLMNSNQVILENVNTPGSYNSTNSFPSYVPHETPNSIPETPLNVNDLLPSSFNRRSSQMSTRQERVLEEYRASKPPAMPHKGIDDEMMIMDALNDFPGLEAIDMGNPNGMSTDNYNNEYNDLFRKFTSLENDPFVDQTANSNQNNNYGFQQIPTGNNFYKVGNNGNIGSANKNNSSNVSNNSGDYKDLDWLKFDI